In Streptomyces pluripotens, the genomic window CAGGATGGATGCACCTGGTACGTACGCGTCACTCGCGCTCGTATTGAAGACAACCGCTGGAGACGCCCGGTGAGTTCCCCAGATCCACAGGTTCGCGCAGCGCGAAACCCTTCCACCCGGCCCGCCGCAGTACGCGGGCCCGTCGTCGCGATCACCGGTGCCGCCACCGGAGTCGGAGCCCTGCTCACCGAGCGGCTCGCCGCCTGCGAGGAGATCAAGCAGGTGATCGCCATCGACGAGCGGCGCGGGGAGTGCGCCGACGCGCAGTGGCACATCCTCGACGTGCGTGACCCCGCCATCGCGGACAAATTGCGGGGCGCGGATGTGGTGGTGCATCTGGCGCTCGACCTGGACCTGGGGAGCGATGGGGCCGCCCGCACGGCTTACAACGTCCGGGGGACCCAGACGGTGCTGACGGCCGCGGCAGCGGCCGGCGTACACCGGGTGGTGCTGTGCACCTCCGCGATGGTCTACGGGGCGCTGCCGGACAATGAGCTCCCCCTGTCGGAGGACGCCGAACTGCGTGCGACGGCGGAGGCCACCGGGGTCGGGGACCTGTTGGAGATCGAGCGGCTGGCGCGGCGGGCGCCGCGGGCGCACCCGGGGCTGAACGTCACCGTGGTGCGGCCGGCCGTTCTGGTCGGGGGCACGGACACCGCGCTGACCCGGTACTTCGAGTCGCCGCGGCTGCTCGTCGTCGCCGGCTCGCGGCCCGCGTGGCAGTTCTGCCACGTCGAGGACCTGTGCGGCGCTCTGGAATACGCCGTTCTGGAGAAGGTCGACGGGGAGCTGGCCGTCGGCTGCGACGGGTGGCTGGAGCAGGAGGAGGTCGAGGAGCTGAGCGGGATCCGGCGGATGGAGCTGCCGTCGGCGGTCGCGCTCGGCGCGGCGGCCCGGTTGCACCGGATCGGGCTCACGCCGTCCCCGGCGGGGGACCTCGCGTACACGATGTACCCCTGGGTGGTCAGCGGGAGCAGGCTGCACGATGCCGGGTGGCGGCCGAAGTGGACCAACGAGGAAGTGCTCGCGGAGCTGCTGGAAGAGGTTTCCGGGCGGCACACGGTTGCCGGACGGCGGCTGGGACGCAAGGACGCCACGGCCGCGGGTGCCGCCGGGGCGACGGTCGCCCTGCTCGGTGCGGCGGCTGTCGTGCGCCGGGCCCGGAAGGCGAGGCGGCGGCTGTGAGACGGGGGTGTCTGTAGGACACTCCAAACGCCTCGGTGCGCGTGCCTGGTGAAAGTCGTATTCCTGGATGCTGAGCAGGTGC contains:
- a CDS encoding SDR family oxidoreductase; this translates as MSSPDPQVRAARNPSTRPAAVRGPVVAITGAATGVGALLTERLAACEEIKQVIAIDERRGECADAQWHILDVRDPAIADKLRGADVVVHLALDLDLGSDGAARTAYNVRGTQTVLTAAAAAGVHRVVLCTSAMVYGALPDNELPLSEDAELRATAEATGVGDLLEIERLARRAPRAHPGLNVTVVRPAVLVGGTDTALTRYFESPRLLVVAGSRPAWQFCHVEDLCGALEYAVLEKVDGELAVGCDGWLEQEEVEELSGIRRMELPSAVALGAAARLHRIGLTPSPAGDLAYTMYPWVVSGSRLHDAGWRPKWTNEEVLAELLEEVSGRHTVAGRRLGRKDATAAGAAGATVALLGAAAVVRRARKARRRL